The uncultured Dysgonomonas sp. genome contains the following window.
GCAATCGCTACATACATCGCAGGAGGGACGAATGCTGCTGTGCGGGAAAGTGCTGCTGCCGCTTATAATAAATATCAGAAATGCGGGATAAAAGGCGCCAGAGGATTATTGACTACCGGATTCTGAATTATGTGAATCAGTATTTGAAAACTTTATCTATGTATATAGCTGATAGCCTTTAGCTGTTAGCAGATGGTTCTTTGAAGTATTGATCGGCCCCTCCAACCTCCCCAAGGGGAGGCTACAAAGAGGGTAAAAGTAATAGGTAGAAAAAGTGTTACGTTTGTTACTTTTTAACAAGTAGTAAGCTGAAAGTTATATGAGATACGAGTAGACAAGACACGAGATACAAGCTGCTAACTGATGACTGTTCATTGTTCACTGATAACTGAACTGTTATATGTGTTACCTTTGTTACTTTTTATATAGTGTTCTTTGTGCTCCTCGTGGTAAAGATATTAACCACTAAGTGCACGAAGGAAATCACAAAGGGATAAAAGGATAAAAAACTGTTACCTTTGTTACCTTTTTGCACGTTAGAGCCTCTGTGTGAGAATACTGTTTACTGAAACGTTGATAATTTTCGGGTTTGCCCTAATTCTTAATTCTTAATTATTCGTTCTTCATTAATTCCTGTTACCTTTGTTACTTTTTAACAGTAAATAAGGCAAAACTTATATTTGTAATAACTGATAGAATAGAAATGAAAGCAGCAATAATTACAATCGGCGATGAAATTCTCATCGGGCAGATTGTCGACACCAATTCGGCATGGATAGCGCAGAAACTTACACTCGCAGGATTTGAAGTAGAAGAAATGCAATCGATAGGAGACGATGCACAACAGATAAAGGTTACCATAGAAGAGGTATTTTCCCGTGTAGACGTTATTCTTATGACCGGTGGACTGGGCCCGACGAAAGATGATATAACCAAGAAAACACTTTGCGACTATTTTGGTACGACGATGATTTTTGATGACTCTGTTCTCGAAAATATACAGAATGTAATATCCAGTTTTACGACTTTGAATGAACTGACCCGCAATCAGGCCTATGTGCCAAAAGATTGCACAGTGATACAGAACAGGGTAGGGACGGCTCCGATTACGTGGTTCGATTATATAGGCAAAGTGCTTGTGTCTATGCCGGGAGTTCCCCACGAAATGCGGTATGTGATGGAAAATGAGATCATTCCCCGTCTACAAGCTAAATATGATCCGGATGCATATCTCAAACGTGTATTCATTGTAAAGGGATATACCGAATCGGCATTAGCGATGTATATTGCCGACTTTGAAGATAATCTGCCCGAGGGTTTCGGATTGGCATATCTGCCTTCTCCCGGATTGATGAAGCTGCGTCTGTTTGTTCGGGGAGAGCATCGTTTGGAGGAATTGAATGAGCAGGTAAAAAAACTTCAGGATATATTAGGAAGTGCTATTTTGGCAGAGAAAGATATTACGGTAGAGAAGTTGCTGGGAGAACGCCTTTTCGAAAAGGGCTTGAGCCTGGGTACAGCCGAAAGTTGTACAGGAGGTAATATTGCTCATACCATTACTTCTATTCCGGGTTCGTCCCGTTATTTTAAAGGTTCTGTCATATCATATGCCAATGAAGAAAAAGTGAATATATTGCATGTATCACAGGATTCATTGGATCGCTTTGGTGCAGTGAGTGAGGCTGTCGCTGAGGAAATGGCCAAAGGAGCACAGAAGATACTGAATGTGGATTGCTCTATTGCAACTACCGGTATTGCCGGCCCTGATGGAGGTACGGAAGAGAAACCGGTAGGTACAGTCTGGGTTTGTACAACTTATAAGGATAGATGCGTGGCCCGGAAATATCAACTGGGACAATTTCGCGAAGCAAATATTGTACGTGCGACCAACATAGGAATGTTACAATTGCTGGAAATGCTGGAATGACAGCAAATTAATAGTTCTCGTGTTATTTTTCAATAAAATTATTGCTTTTAGCTTTTGTTTAATAAATTTATGAAGCTATATAGTGTTATTAATTTATATCCATATTATATTTATAAAATAATACACATACTCACAAACAATAATATGTACTGTCTATGAAACTTAACGACGAATCTGACAATAAGCCTGTAATAACCACACGCTATGTTTTGGATGCCAATTCTTTGATTACATATGTAGTATATGATGAAGATGGTGACTGGCAGTTTTTTAGTGATGAGGATATTACGGAAAGTGATGCCTGCGTAGTTTCTGTAAAGCAAATATTGGAGCTGGATGATAGTCTTAACGAACTCGAACTGAAGCCGGGGCAGGCAGCTGAAAGAAGTGATGCTGATGCACCCTGGCAAACAATCAAGCAGAAAAGTAGCCGGAATAATTCATTTGCAGAAGATGATGAAAATTAACTGTCTGGCTATTGTTAATGAATCGATCGGATAATATTTTTAGTAGCATAGGAGACATCTTTTCAAATAATCCTGCTTTTTATGGGATATTTATAGTCGTTTTGGGGATCATATTTCTGCTTACGGCTATATACGATGCTAAGTGGATTTTTGGAAATACTACATCTTTCAATATACAAAAAGTACAGGGGTGGGTAAATCTTTTCGGTCGAAAGACAACCCGGATTGCTGTCGGGATAATGAGTCTTGTGCTCATCTTAACAGGTTTGCTAATAACATACATTTATGCCTTCGGATAAAAAGCGTAGCCTCCGCACGACATCCCGTCTGTAGAGGCTACTTTGTAAACACAATCAATATTAAGTTTAGCCCTAATATTATTCTCTTGTGAAGAACCCTTATTTCTTAGTGCCCGACATGATGCCGGCATCTGTATCGTCGTTATTCAGGCGTTTGTTTGCAGCCTTGTACTGGCGTCCGAAGTTCAGGTTGAGCGTGAAGTTTACCATCACTATCTGTGCCAGATCATCGGAGTAGACATTCGATACATTCGGCGCAAGCCAGGAATAGTTTTTACTACCCTGTGTATAGTCTTTGCTGAATGGATTGAACATACCTGCTGACAGGCTCCATTTTTCGGCATTATATCCAACCATAAGAACATGAAATTTCTCTCCTATATCCTGCGTTTCTCCCCAGTAATTGTTCCAGCGGGTCATTAGTTCAAAATTGAGCATCCACCGTTTATAATTAGCGGTTAGAGATGTGCGCATCCGCCAGTTAGTATATGTATGGGTGTAATCGTTTCCAAGGCTGATGTAACGGTTCAGACCGGGTGATACACTGAGGGTGATATAGTCTTTCCAAGGCTTTAACTTGAATGTTGTTTCCATATTTATACGATGGAAACCTTTATGGTTCACATTTGAGCGGACAAACTTGCCATCTTCGAATGTTATCTGTTCCATAATCGGTTTGTGATCGTAGCTGTATCTCATATAAAACTCGGCTCCGAATATGCCTTTATTGAATCCGGCGTTTAATGTATTGGAATAGAACAGTACAGTTTTCAGGTTAGGATTTCCTCTTCGGATTTGCAATGAGTCTATTTCCTGCTCCACATTATTCAGGTCGGACAAAGACGGTGAATATCCCGATATATACCCGTTGTAGCGTATATAGGCGTTATCGTTTATGTTGTATGCTACACGCAAAGTAGGACGGAATATATACTTCTCGTTTTTGCCATCACCTTGACTGTTGTATGTCCGCATCACTCCCAGTCCTAATGTATAGTTGAATTTATCTTTCCTCCACTGGAACTCACCATAACCATACGTTTCAGCAAAGTTGAGACCTATGTTTGTCGATACGTTCCCATCGTATACATTGCTGGTATAGCTTTGGGTATGCTTGATTCCTCCTGATAACTTTCCTGTCTTAAGTTTCTTCTCGTAAATACCTTCCATTATGAATGAGTATTTATCTCCGGTTACTGATGAGAATATGTCTGTAGTCAGTTCCTCATTCCTGCGTTCTTCGTACAGGCGTGTCGATTTGGAGTCTATATATGTACCTACGGCATTGAATATAATCAGCTGGTCATTCTTCAGGTTACGCTGATAATATAAGTCTAAAGACGGCGTGTTGTTATTCCATGTCGAGTGATCCAATATAGATAGCGGCGTATTATTATCAGATGAGTATATGATACTTTCTCTGTCCGAAAATTGATTAGGGGTTTTCTGATAGTTGTATCTTAAAGTAGCATTGAACAAATATTTGTCCGGCTCATTCAGATTATAGTTCACAGCCATATTCAGGCGGTCATCTTTAAATTTGGTAGGTTGTCCCTCTTCTATCCGTTGCAGTGTTTTATCGGGCAATACAAACGTTTCCTGATTTTCGCGGGTCCAGTCTATACCTCGGCGCGACCAGTATGCATTAACTCCGAACTCCGATTTCTTATTGTTCACTTTTGCTGAAGCGAAGTTCTCACCCCATCCCATGATAGAGGGCGGCACATTTGCGAGGTTTGCAGACACACTTCCGCCCGATTCCCTGCGGCGGGTAATATAATCGATTACAGCAGCCGCATTGTTATGTCTCATTCCCGGATCGTCATGATACTCGATGCGGATAATATCTGCGGGCTGAAGCGCAACCACTTCGGCAATAGTAACCTCAACGCCATTGATTC
Protein-coding sequences here:
- a CDS encoding CinA family nicotinamide mononucleotide deamidase-related protein, with the translated sequence MKAAIITIGDEILIGQIVDTNSAWIAQKLTLAGFEVEEMQSIGDDAQQIKVTIEEVFSRVDVILMTGGLGPTKDDITKKTLCDYFGTTMIFDDSVLENIQNVISSFTTLNELTRNQAYVPKDCTVIQNRVGTAPITWFDYIGKVLVSMPGVPHEMRYVMENEIIPRLQAKYDPDAYLKRVFIVKGYTESALAMYIADFEDNLPEGFGLAYLPSPGLMKLRLFVRGEHRLEELNEQVKKLQDILGSAILAEKDITVEKLLGERLFEKGLSLGTAESCTGGNIAHTITSIPGSSRYFKGSVISYANEEKVNILHVSQDSLDRFGAVSEAVAEEMAKGAQKILNVDCSIATTGIAGPDGGTEEKPVGTVWVCTTYKDRCVARKYQLGQFREANIVRATNIGMLQLLEMLE
- a CDS encoding immunity 17 family protein, giving the protein MNRSDNIFSSIGDIFSNNPAFYGIFIVVLGIIFLLTAIYDAKWIFGNTTSFNIQKVQGWVNLFGRKTTRIAVGIMSLVLILTGLLITYIYAFG
- a CDS encoding TonB-dependent receptor; amino-acid sequence: MKRLLTLLTLFAIITSISTAQIKISGTIVDTDTHDALEFVNIALLNQDSTFVAGASSDTKGLFAFNNIPTGNYILSAAFVGYRKAYIPVNDVNKNTDIGSIPLEASDIALKDVTVTANAVIQKADRKIIVPSDAQIRASNSGVTLLRNLQLSRIIINPINNTVTVPGGDAVQLRINGVEVTIAEVVALQPADIIRIEYHDDPGMRHNNAAAVIDYITRRRESGGSVSANLANVPPSIMGWGENFASAKVNNKKSEFGVNAYWSRRGIDWTRENQETFVLPDKTLQRIEEGQPTKFKDDRLNMAVNYNLNEPDKYLFNATLRYNYQKTPNQFSDRESIIYSSDNNTPLSILDHSTWNNNTPSLDLYYQRNLKNDQLIIFNAVGTYIDSKSTRLYEERRNEELTTDIFSSVTGDKYSFIMEGIYEKKLKTGKLSGGIKHTQSYTSNVYDGNVSTNIGLNFAETYGYGEFQWRKDKFNYTLGLGVMRTYNSQGDGKNEKYIFRPTLRVAYNINDNAYIRYNGYISGYSPSLSDLNNVEQEIDSLQIRRGNPNLKTVLFYSNTLNAGFNKGIFGAEFYMRYSYDHKPIMEQITFEDGKFVRSNVNHKGFHRINMETTFKLKPWKDYITLSVSPGLNRYISLGNDYTHTYTNWRMRTSLTANYKRWMLNFELMTRWNNYWGETQDIGEKFHVLMVGYNAEKWSLSAGMFNPFSKDYTQGSKNYSWLAPNVSNVYSDDLAQIVMVNFTLNLNFGRQYKAANKRLNNDDTDAGIMSGTKK